One window of Nicotiana tomentosiformis chromosome 11, ASM39032v3, whole genome shotgun sequence genomic DNA carries:
- the LOC104118778 gene encoding pentatricopeptide repeat-containing protein At1g07740, mitochondrial: MINSRIKQASITLSKLKIHNLAQSRTSIFQSQPYHSYHRSHKPTSKFSPERPHKPTKTLLRKPIPLLADLKQIQDPNEAISLFHDYQQTGFKHDYPTYSCLIYKLAKSRDFEAVETFLGYLKTYYIRCQEKVFIGMIQHYGKAQLVDKAIELFHNMGSFNCTRSVQSFNALLNVLVENGRFDDANEMLRNCSKMGIWLNAVSFNVMIKMWLEKGDWGMARQVVDEMLEREVEPTVVTYNCQIGFLCKRGDVEGAKSLFQDMVRKGKKPNAVSYALLMEGLSSLGKYKEAKKLMFDMEYQGCKLKIVNYGVLMTYLLKRGEIGEANSLLVEMKKRHIKPDAVIYNMLINYFCKEGKTAEAYRMLVDMQIAGCNPNAATYRMVVDGFCKTGEFEEGLKVLNAMLMSGHFPRMETVRCMILGLLDKGKVEDACFVLEEMEKRKKRFDFESWEAIVKDACSNSIVVYRLVDELVF, translated from the coding sequence ATGATCAATTCAAGAATCAAACAAGCTAGCATAacactctcaaaactcaaaattcaCAACCTTGCACAATCCAGAACCTCAATTTTCCAATCCCAACCATACCACAGTTATCATCGTTCTCATAAACCCACCTCAAAATTCTCACCTGAAAGGCCTCATAAGCCTACAAAAACACTTCTTCGCAAGCCAATACCACTACTTGCTGACCTCAAACAAATCCAAGATCCTAATGAAGCTATTTCCCTGTTCCATGATTACCAGCAAACGGGGTTCAAACATGACTACCCTACTTATTCTTGTCTTATTTATAAGCTCGCAAAGTCTCGAGACTTTGAAGCTGTTGAAACCTTTCTTGGGTATTTAAAAACATATTATATTCGATGTCAAGAAAAGGTTTTTATTGGGATGATTCAACATTACGGGAAAGCCCAGTTGGTTGATAAAGCTATTGAGCTTTTTCACAACATGGGGTCATTTAATTGTACGCGTAGTGTACAGTCTTTTAATGCACTTTTAAATGTGCTTGTTGAAAATGGGCGTTTTGATGATGCAAATGAGATGTTAAGGAATTGTTCGAAAATGGGTATTTGGTTAAATGCTGTTTCGTTTAACGTTATGATTAAGATGTGGTTGGAGAAGGGCGACTGGGGAATGGCGCGCCAGGTGGTTGATGAAATGCTTGAAAGAGAAGTTGAGCCAACTGTGGTGACTTACAATTGTCAAATTGGATTTTTGTGTAAGAGGGGGGATGTTGAAGGTGCTAAAAGTTTGTTTCAGGATATGGTTAGAAAGGGAAAGAAGCCAAATGCAGTTTCTTATGCTTTGTTGATGGAAGGTTTGAGTTCTTTGGGTAAGTACAAAGAAGCCAAGAAATTAATGTTTGATATGGAATACCAAGGATGTAAGCTGAAAATAGTCAATTATGGTGTTTTGATGACTTATCTTTTGAAACGAGGCGAAATTGGAGAGGCAAATAGTTTACTTGTGGAGATGAAAAAGAGGCACATTAAGCCCGATGCTGTGATCTATAACATGTTAATCAATTATTTCTGCAAGGAAGGTAAAACTGCTGAAGCATATAGGATGTTAGTTGATATGCAAATTGCAGGTTGCAATCCTAATGCAGCTACATACAGAATGGTGGTTGATGGTTTTTGTAAAACAGGAGAATTTGAGGAAGGTTTGAAGGTTTTAAATGCAATGTTGATGAGCGGGCATTTTCCGCGTATGGAAACAGTAAGGTGTATGATTCTTGGCTTGCTTGATAAAGGGAAGGTTGAAGATGCTTGCTTTGTTTTGGAGGAAAtggagaaaaggaagaaaaggtTTGACTTTGAGTCATGGGAAGCCATAGTCAAGGATGCTTGCAGCAATAGTATTGTTGTATATAGGCTCGTAGATGAGCTTGTATTTTAG